CATCTCGGGACCCCTCTTGTCGGCATCCCAGAGTTCCCAGATCGTCGTGGCCCCCTGTTTGACCATGTATCCCCATGAAGGATAGGTCGTCTGCACGGCCAGGCGGTAGGCGACTTCCTGCTGCCCGTACCGCGCCAGCACCGGCATGAGATAGGCCGTACCCTGAAAGCCCGTGGACAGATGATCGCCGCGGGATTCGATATCCCGAACAACGTTCTGGACGACGGCCGCCGTTTCCGCAGGCGGCACAAGCCCGAAGTACAAGGGCAGGACATTCGCGGTCTGGGTCGAGCCTTGATACTGGCGTGTCTGTTTGTCGAAGTAAGCGTGGTTGAACGCCTCGGCGATCCGGCCGGCAAGGTCGGCGTACTTGCGAGCATCGTCAGTCCTGCCGATCGCCGCAGCCGCCTTGGCCAGCAGATCGGTCGAATGGTAGTAGTACGCCGCAGCCATAGGCGGTTTGGGTGATTGCGCCGGGGCAATCCAGTCCCCGTAACCATCACGTTGATACAGATGGTCCTTGCTGTGCCGCCCCATGAACTCGACCCAGCGAGTCATCGCCTCGTAGTTTTCCTCGAGAATCCCCTTGTCGCCGTAGAACTGGTACACCGTCCAGGGCACAGTGGTGATCGCGTCGCTCCAGCCTGGCGAACCGGCCCCGCTGCCGTAAACGGCGGGGGCAATATCGGGGACGCCGCCGTCTTCGCCCTGCCCGTCGGTCAGGTCACGCATCCACTTCGTGAAAAACCGGGCCATGTGCATGTTCCAGCAGGCGGTTGGGGCCATGGCCACCGCATCGCCCGTCCAGCCCATCCGCTCATCACGCTGCGGACAATCGGTCCAGACGCTGTACATGTTCGATCGCTGGCTCCACGTGACGTTCCGCCAGATCTGATTGAGAAGCGGGTTCGAGCATTCGAATCTGCCCGCCGGCGCCGCCGCGGAATGGAGGACACGGAACGCCAGGGAATCGACCGTGGGCTTGCCCGGATAACCCGTGACTTCGCAGTAACGAAAGCCATGGTAGGTGAATGTCGGTTCCCAGATTTCCTGCCCCTCGCCCTTGAGGATGTAGTAGTCCGTGGCCTCCGCCGCCCGCAGGTTGTCACGGTAGAGCTGGCCGTCCGGCCGGAGGATCTCGGCGAACCGGAGCCGAATCCATGTGCCCCGGGGGCCGCGGACACTGAGCCGGACGTATCCGGCTGCGTTTTGGCCGAAGTCGAATACGTACACCCCCGCAGCCGGCTCGGTGATCTGCACGGCCCGCAGTTCTTCGGTCACCCGTATGGGTTCACACTGCTCGGCGACAAGCTTTCCGCCTTGTTCCAGCTCGATCGCGGGCACCCAGTCGCGGGCGATGAAGGTTGGCGTGGCCCAGCCGGGCATTTCAAGTCGTGCATCGTATGTCTCGCCATTAAAAAAGGTGTTCCGAGTGATCGGCGAAGTGTGCGTCTGCCAGGTTCGATCGGTCACGACCCGCTCGCGCGTGCCGTCATCGTACTCGATCTCAAGTTGCAGGATGAAGCGCAGCGGTCCTTGCGAGAATGGCGGCTTGCGGGTCCAGCCCAGGTCGCCCGAGAACCAGCCGTTGCCCAGGATCGCTCCGACGGCGTTCTCGCCCTCGTGCAGGAGAGCGGTCACGTCGTACACCTGGTACTGCACTCGCTTGCTATAGTCCGTCCAGCCCGGAGCAAACACGTCGTCGCCGACGCGATGGCCATTGACGTAAAGCTCATACAGACCCAGCCCGCTCGCGCAGGCACGAGCTCTCACAACCCGGCGGCTGAGCGCGAAGACCTTGCGAAGGCACACCGAGCGCGGCGGGCCGAAAGGATCCTGGATCTGCTTCCAGCGGTCGGCCTTGTCAGCGGGCAGCACGACGGCGTGCTGCCATGTTGACTGGTCAAAGTCCGGCTCCTGCCATTTCGTCTGCTCGGTGGTATTCACCAGCCAATCGGCATCGGACGCGAGATCAAACAGTCGCCCGTCGACGAACCGAATCCGCAAAGCCGCCCGCAGGCCGCCGGGATCAACCGAGTTGACCACCTTAACGGCGATCACATTGAGGCCGGGCCGCACATCGGGCGTGACGTCGTACTCGCGCGGCATGTCCCAGTAGCGGCAGCCGCCGACGAATCCGCCGTTGACGTAGAGCTCAAACGCATTGTCGGCGTTGAGCTTGATGATAGCTTCCGCGATCTTCATCGAAGGGGCAAGGTCGAACGAACGGCGGAAAAAAGCGGTCGGTACCTGGGCCGGGGCATCGGGGACCCAGATCCACTGACCAAGTTGCAGCCCTGCACCCAGCCCTTTCAATTCATCGCAAGCGATCCACCGGGCTGTCCAATCGCTCGGCTTGAGCAGGCCCATCTCCCACCAGGCCGGCTCGCTGTACGCGGACACCTGGTCATCGCGGTCCCAGACCCGCACCTTCCAGTAAACCCGCGCCCCCGACAACAACGAACTGCCATCGTAGACCACGTGCACGTTCTGGTCTGAGCTGACCTTGCCGCTGTCCCAGAAGTCGCCCTGGTCGCGATCGAGCCTCTCGCTGCTGCCGGCGGCAAGGATCTGGTAGGCGGTCTGCTTTTCATCCCGGCGATCTGCGTGGAGTCCCCAGCTCAGCCGAGGTCGAGCCGCATCGATCCCAAGTGGATTGACAGCGTACTCGCAACGCAGTCGCAAAGGAGAAAGAGCCCCCGTCGCCGAAGCAGTCATCGTCGCAAGTGTGACCACTATAGCCAACATCAGGACTGCACCAGTGCCCCTCACGCCCACATTCGTCCACCGTCTCTCCAACTTTGCGGCAGTTCGCGGTTGCGCAAAATGCCTTCGCCTTTCAGAGACGTCTCCTTGCCGCCAGCGTTCCCGATCACATTAACAAGGGGGGACGCCTCGGCCGACAAGCCGGGCCTTAGTCTACCAATCCCAACTCCGCCAAACGGGCCCGATCACCGAGATGGAAACCTGATTTCAGCAGCTTCCGTTGAAGCTGCTTCACATCAACGGCCCGAGGCTCGATGCCGCTCTTGGCCGCCATGGCCGCCGCGGTACCGCCGGCCTGGCCCATGTACATCACCCCCTCGCGGTTGCGCAACAGTGTGTCTGGAATCCCGGAGGCACTACGTCCCACGGCGATCAGTCCGTCCGTCTTCTTGGGTATCATCACCCGGTAAGGCACGTCCGTCCATTCAACGCGCCCGTGTTCGTTCATCCAGCGGAACGCCCGCGGTTCGCCGTAACGATAGATGACGTCGTCGAAGCGCTTGCCCTCGCGACAGTCTTGCATCGTCAGCGTGTACTCGCCCTCGATGCACGGCCCGCCGCGACAACCCAGGTAAGGAGCGGTGAACAAGAGATAAGCATCTTCGCACCCGGGCACATTCTTTCGACAATGCTGTACGAACTCGAAGATGTACATGCGTACGCCTGCTTCCAACAACGAAATGTGCTCGGCATTGCCCGCATCGACCTTGGGATGAGGCCGGACCAGTTGGGCCTTGATGCCCCTCATGTGTCTCTCGGGACCGATCTCCACGAGGCCGCTGCATCCCACCTGGGCCAGGTCGCCGATGTCCTTCTTCGCCTCGAACTCAGAAGCCTCCATGCCTTTGAATCTGGCAGGGTCAATGCCCGCCACGACAGCCCAGATGCCCATGCCTGTTGGCGAATGATGATCGAGATCATAAGTTT
Above is a genomic segment from Phycisphaerae bacterium containing:
- a CDS encoding family 78 glycoside hydrolase catalytic domain, yielding MRGTGAVLMLAIVVTLATMTASATGALSPLRLRCEYAVNPLGIDAARPRLSWGLHADRRDEKQTAYQILAAGSSERLDRDQGDFWDSGKVSSDQNVHVVYDGSSLLSGARVYWKVRVWDRDDQVSAYSEPAWWEMGLLKPSDWTARWIACDELKGLGAGLQLGQWIWVPDAPAQVPTAFFRRSFDLAPSMKIAEAIIKLNADNAFELYVNGGFVGGCRYWDMPREYDVTPDVRPGLNVIAVKVVNSVDPGGLRAALRIRFVDGRLFDLASDADWLVNTTEQTKWQEPDFDQSTWQHAVVLPADKADRWKQIQDPFGPPRSVCLRKVFALSRRVVRARACASGLGLYELYVNGHRVGDDVFAPGWTDYSKRVQYQVYDVTALLHEGENAVGAILGNGWFSGDLGWTRKPPFSQGPLRFILQLEIEYDDGTRERVVTDRTWQTHTSPITRNTFFNGETYDARLEMPGWATPTFIARDWVPAIELEQGGKLVAEQCEPIRVTEELRAVQITEPAAGVYVFDFGQNAAGYVRLSVRGPRGTWIRLRFAEILRPDGQLYRDNLRAAEATDYYILKGEGQEIWEPTFTYHGFRYCEVTGYPGKPTVDSLAFRVLHSAAAPAGRFECSNPLLNQIWRNVTWSQRSNMYSVWTDCPQRDERMGWTGDAVAMAPTACWNMHMARFFTKWMRDLTDGQGEDGGVPDIAPAVYGSGAGSPGWSDAITTVPWTVYQFYGDKGILEENYEAMTRWVEFMGRHSKDHLYQRDGYGDWIAPAQSPKPPMAAAYYYHSTDLLAKAAAAIGRTDDARKYADLAGRIAEAFNHAYFDKQTRQYQGSTQTANVLPLYFGLVPPAETAAVVQNVVRDIESRGDHLSTGFQGTAYLMPVLARYGQQEVAYRLAVQTTYPSWGYMVKQGATTIWELWDADKRGPEMNSRNHAALGAVGRWFFEGLAGINIDPAEPGFRHIIVRPTPVGGLTSVEAEYESIRGLVASRWRAEGERFTLNVVVPVGSRATVFLPAAKASRVTETGRPVESAGGVHLVREEGGAVVCEIGSGSYEFEVVSP
- a CDS encoding FAD-dependent oxidoreductase, with the translated sequence MARAMVCKVMWTLVLVALPASLTGAKAADQQVASPGAQSSLGFVKEPAKKVPVAYDVDVVVAGGGISGVFAALAAAREGATTVLIDRFGYVGGSFGPGMMSQQGPIAEHGDAPASGPAGDPVKGGLAGLPKEFSREYFALGSGTPERSLADSNKAAYVALKMLKEAGVTLMLSAYVADPIMEGNKVCGVFVENKSGRQAVKAKVVIDATGEADVARRAGTPILQPKAETYDLDHHSPTGMGIWAVVAGIDPARFKGMEASEFEAKKDIGDLAQVGCSGLVEIGPERHMRGIKAQLVRPHPKVDAGNAEHISLLEAGVRMYIFEFVQHCRKNVPGCEDAYLLFTAPYLGCRGGPCIEGEYTLTMQDCREGKRFDDVIYRYGEPRAFRWMNEHGRVEWTDVPYRVMIPKKTDGLIAVGRSASGIPDTLLRNREGVMYMGQAGGTAAAMAAKSGIEPRAVDVKQLQRKLLKSGFHLGDRARLAELGLVD